Proteins encoded in a region of the Oncorhynchus clarkii lewisi isolate Uvic-CL-2024 chromosome 18, UVic_Ocla_1.0, whole genome shotgun sequence genome:
- the LOC139373183 gene encoding protein sprouty homolog 2-like: METSTQNGSGGGGSAGLLRALRDSGRLHRPHHAQEGQPDPGVNPSQQAPVLSLDQIRIIGSSNEYTEGPTVGPIVVPRPPGSLPTQQKNDLVVPLDLGTNEQLEPQDSRPNQRNLLPQLPQPTHSTVPPRDALSLSSSTEGSRNSPRTSTGSTSSVQRLLGSPAVSERIIRTQPKRVELKQEELKPLASTVGGAVVVTVPGGGAPAAREGLLGKHVYRCEDCGRCKCQECMCPRALPSCWMCGRRCVCSAQNAVDYGTCVCCVKGLFYHCSSDDEDTCADKPFSCSQSHCCVRWSAMGLLSLFLPCLLCYLPAKGCLAACQSCYDRVKRPGCRCKNTNVVHCKSVDCKPT, translated from the coding sequence ATGGAGACCAGTACTCAAAATGGCAGTGGTGGCGGAGGGTCGGCCGGCTTGCTGCGTGCTCTGCGTGACAGCGGGAGGCTACACCGGCCTCACCATGCCCAGGAAGGGCAGCCCGATCCTGGGGTAAACCCCAGCCAGCAGGCCCCTGTGCTCTCGCTGGACCAGATCAGGATCATCGGGAGCAGTAATGAGTACACAGAGGGACCAACGGTGGGACCCATTGTGGTCCCTAGGCCCCCTGGCTCCTTGCCCACCCAGCAGAAGAATGACCTGGTGGTGCCACTGGACCTGGGGACCAATGAGCAACTGGAGCCCCAGGACTCCAGGCCTAACCAGAGGAACTTACTTCCCCAACTTCCTCAGCCCACACACTCCACAGTCCCCCCTAGGGATGCCCTATCTCTTTCTTCTAGCACAGAGGGCTCCAGAAACAGCCCGAGAACCAGTACAGGCAGCACGTCTTCCGTGCAGAGGCTCCTGGGTAGCCCGGCGGTTAGCGAACGGATAATCAGGACCCAGCCCAAACGGGTGGAGCTTAAACAGGAGGAATTGAAGCCCCTGGCGAGTACGGTCGGAGGGGCGGTGGTGGTCACGGTGCCCGGTGGCGGTGCTCCTGCCGCTAGGGAGGGGCTGCTGGGTAAACATGTCTACCGCTGTGAGGACTGTGGCCGGTGCAAGTGCCAGGAGTGCATGTGCCCGCGCGCCCTGCCCTCCTGCTGGATGTGCGGCCGACGGTGCGTATGCTCGGCGCAGAACGCGGTGGACTACGGGACTTGCGTGTGCTGCGTCAAGGGCCTGTTCTATCACTGCTCTAGTGACGACGAGGATACATGCGCTGACAAGCCTTTCTCCTGCAGCCAGTCGCACTGCTGCGTGCGCTGGTCGGCCATGGGCCTCCTTTCCCTGTTCCTACCCTGTCTCCTGTGCTACCTCCCAGCTAAAGGGTGTCTTGCCGCGTGCCAGAGCTGCTACGACCGCGTCAAGCGACCGGGGTGCCGGTGTAAGAACACTAACGTTGTCCACTGTAAGAGCGTTGACTGTAAGCCAACGTAA